From the genome of Triticum aestivum cultivar Chinese Spring chromosome 3B, IWGSC CS RefSeq v2.1, whole genome shotgun sequence, one region includes:
- the LOC123072595 gene encoding uncharacterized protein: MATDLFRRRRRRIRTHLRRQQQQHPDGGRPRTIADRSRIRPLLSVGRGGISDGPRRRRHLQHLAPVRLQDLYSTPKVADGPRDEGDQEADWAAWRHMISGRYRMDTAGSKRTMAALVGSQEHMAMYGRHSTTPL; the protein is encoded by the exons ATGGCCACGGATCTGTTCCGGCGACGACGGCGCCGGATCCGCACCCACctacggcggcagcagcagcagcatcccgATGGAGGCCGGCCACGAACCATAGCCGACCGCAGCAGGATCCGCCCCCTGCTCTCGGTGGGGCGGGGCGGGATTAGTGATGGCCCTCGACGCCGGCGACACCTGCAGCATCTCGCTCCCGTCAGGCTGCAGGACCTGTACTCTACGCCCAAG GTCGCCGATGGACCCCGGGATGAAGGCGATCAAGAGGCTGATTGGGCTGCCTGGAGACACATGATATCCGGAAGATACCGGATGGACACTGCTGGGTCGAAGAGGACAATGGCAGCTTTGGTTGGATCTCAAGAGCATATGGCAATGTACGGAAGACATTCTACCACTCCCTTGTAA